The Sphingobium baderi genomic sequence TTTCATGCAGGCAAGCCTCTTGAACCCTCCATTGGCTGTGATGTCGCGGCCGTGCTCGAGACGCTGGCGACCGTATCGAGCCGGCCCCGTTATGCCTTCATGCTGCTCAACCTGATCGCCCAGGTGGCGGGGCCAGATGGAAGCGCCGGTCCCTGGGTCAGGCGGAACGATGGGCTCGTTTCCCTGCGCGATTGGCTATGCGACGCATTGACCCCGATGGCCCAGCGTGGTCCGCGCAGCATTACGCTGGCCGAGCGGGTCGAGAGCGACCTCGCTAGAAACGGACTGCTCCCCGGCGATCCGGAGAAAAGGCGCGGCGTGATCGCGGAGGAAATGCGGGCACGCATTCGCACAGCCGGCAAGAGTAATCTCAGTCGCGCCGTTTCCGAACTGGTGAATGCAGGCCTGCTCCGCCGACATTATCAGGGCTATCGCGTCGACCATCGGAACCGTGGCGGCCAGCGCCACGCCGTCTATACCTTGATCGGCGATGCTCTGCGTCTAGTGCCGGGCATCAGCTCCACACCGAATCTGCCCGTGCAAGGCGAACTTGCCCTCCCAAGATGATTGCGCAGTCGAACCGGGATTGCTGCAGTAGTGTGCTGTGAGGTCGGGTAACGATGTCCGAATAATAAGGCCAGTCAGAACGTCAGCATTGACCTTGCCGGCAATTACATCAGCCATTCCCGTCAAGGATCGCCATGGCCTTCTTCGACGCGAATGGATTGTCAGATTCGGAATGAAGCCGGGCACGCGAGCCATATAATCGCGGTAAACCTCGCCGAAGTTGGCTAGCGCCTCCTTTTCCTCATGCCGAGCCAGCCGAATATACATCACGACGAGCACCGGAAACATAGCAAGGGTCAAAAGGGTCGGCCATTGTAGCAAAAAGCCGAGCATGACGAGAATGAAGCCGACATATTGCGGGTGCCGGATCCGGGCATAAATCCCAGTAAGGGCCAATTGGTGTTTGCGCTGACTCAAGTGAAGGGCCGTCCATGCAACCGAGATCAGCCAGTAACCCACGCCGATCAGCACAAAGCTGGCGATGTGGAATGGACCGTAATGGGGATTAACTCGCCAGCCGAACATCATCTCCAGGAGATGTCCAGCATCGTGGCTCCACCAGTCGACAGCGGGGAAATACGACTGGAGCCACCCCGAAAGCACGAAGATCGTGAGCGGGAAGCCATACATTTCCGCGAAGAGCGCTATGATGAAAGCGCTGAACGCCCCCAAACTGCGCCAGTCTCGTTTAGTTGCCGGCTTGAAGAAGCTGAACGCAAAGAGGATGAAAACGGCGGCGTTAACCAGCGCGAGCCCCCACAGACCATAGCCATAGTCGGCGTGCGTCATCGCGACTCTCCTTCGATGCGGCCGTTGGGATTGGCCGGTAAGCCGGCGGGTGCCTGACCGGGCTCATGGCCATGCTGATGCCCACCATGGCCGCGGTGCATGAACAGGTGCATGAGCGGGCAGGCGAGCAGGATGAGATAGGGCAGCACACCCAGGAAGTGCGCGGTATGCTCGGTGAGGAGGAAGAAGCTAGCGACGAGCAGGAAGCCGATCAGAACGATCTTGCCGCGCTTGCGCATGCGATGGTCATGTTCGCCCATATGCCGTCCTCTTCTGGTCAACGTCCGGGCAGCATAGGCTCGAGTCCAAGGAGCAAGGTATAAGTAGAGACCGAAGTCCCCCGGGCATCGCGCAGGCATGGGTAAGGCGATCGATGGGATCGGCCATCGGCGTTCGGGCGACGCAGCTGTCGGGGAGCAGCAGTCGTGCTGCGGATTTTGCGTATAGGCGTGCGGCGTCCGCGAACCAATGCTGCGCTCACGAACATAATCGTGAGAGGCAGGCCCGCGTCCATGCAAAAGAGAAAGAAACGGCACCATTCCCGCGTGACCATCTTCGAGCGTGAAGCAAGGATCGATCTGGCCAAGCGCCCGGCCGATGGTCTCGGCGTTGCCTTTCTCGGCGCATCGGGAACGGTCACAGGGTCGCGTTATCTGGTGGACGATGGTGAAACTCAGATCGTGGTCGATTCCGGCCTGTTTCAGGGACCCAGGGATCTGCGCCGCCTTAATTGGGCATCGATCCCACCCGAAGTCGCGGATGTCGGCCAGGTGCTGCTGACCCACGCCCATCTCGATCACTCGGGCGCACTACCGCGCATGGCGCGCCTGGGCTGGGACGGGACCGTCCTTGCCACGCGGGCGACCGCGGCCCTGTGCGAGCTCCTTCTTCCCGACAGCGGCCATCTGCAGGAAAAGGATGCGGAGTTCGCCAACCAGCACGGCTTCTCCAGGCACCAGCCGGCGCTGCCCCTCTACACCCAGGCCGACGCGCGTCTGGCATTGCAGCTCTTCCGCCCGATCGAGTTCGGAGCGTGGCATGCAGTCACGGACGGCATCAGGGTGCGCTACCATCGCGCCGGCCACATCCTCGGCGCGGCGTCGATCGAGATCGACTGGAAGGGGCGGACAATCCTCTTCTCAGGCGACATCGGCCGTTACGGCGATGCGGTGATGAAGGATCCCGAGCCGCCCGCGCGCGCCGACTATGTCCTAGTGGAATCGACCTATGGCGATCGGCGCCACGAGCAGGTCGATCCGACAAAGACGCTTGGAGATCATGTCGAACGATGCGTCGAGAGAGGCGGGACGGTGGTGATTCCGGCCTTCGCCGTGGGACGGGTTCAGTCGCTTCTCTATCATTTCTCGCGTCTGCGCGCGCAGGGACGCCTCCGCGACATCCCGATCTTCCTCGACAGCCCGATGGCGATCAACGCGAGCGGGCTGATGTGCGATTTCATGGACGAGCATCGCCTGGCCCGCGCCGAGTGCGAAGCGGCGTGCAGCGTCGC encodes the following:
- a CDS encoding DUF2933 domain-containing protein, whose product is MGEHDHRMRKRGKIVLIGFLLVASFFLLTEHTAHFLGVLPYLILLACPLMHLFMHRGHGGHQHGHEPGQAPAGLPANPNGRIEGESR
- a CDS encoding MBL fold metallo-hydrolase RNA specificity domain-containing protein; amino-acid sequence: MQKRKKRHHSRVTIFEREARIDLAKRPADGLGVAFLGASGTVTGSRYLVDDGETQIVVDSGLFQGPRDLRRLNWASIPPEVADVGQVLLTHAHLDHSGALPRMARLGWDGTVLATRATAALCELLLPDSGHLQEKDAEFANQHGFSRHQPALPLYTQADARLALQLFRPIEFGAWHAVTDGIRVRYHRAGHILGAASIEIDWKGRTILFSGDIGRYGDAVMKDPEPPARADYVLVESTYGDRRHEQVDPTKTLGDHVERCVERGGTVVIPAFAVGRVQSLLYHFSRLRAQGRLRDIPIFLDSPMAINASGLMCDFMDEHRLARAECEAACSVAHYVREVEESKELTANPAPKVIISASGMATGGRVLHHLKRFAPDGKNLILFSGFQAAGTRGAAMIGGARTIKIHGEYIPVEADVANLTMLSAHADSDELMRWLGSLQEPPRHVYVTHGEPTGAQVLAKRVSEDLGWACSVPALGSWGMLA